TCCTTGTTGCACATCCCCTGGGTAGCTGGTGTCAGGGCACAAGTCACCACTACAAAGTCTGACTCCTCGGCCAGCCTCGTGAGAGGGACTGGGGGAAGAAGCACAGAAACATCCCACTGCAGCCAACACCTTCCCTCAGCAGAACTCCAGGAGCAGTCCCTCCTGTCCTCCCAGCAGGTCACCTGGGCACTCAGCCCCATGGGGACAGTCCACAAGACCCTCCCCTCCTCCTAGGAGCAGCTGTCACATTTTGCCTCTGTTCACTGTGTCCAACTTCCTTGTGGGAATAAAACTGACAGCAATTCACCAGGGCACAGAcacagggaaggggagcagtggcaggatcagctgcaggctggagtTCTTGGTGGTCTGATGAACCCCTGCATGCCCAGCCTTTGCCTGGCTCGTAGGAGGCAGGGTCCTCCCTGCCACCCCCACTGTGGGGTCTGGGATGGGGCACTCCTCCCCTTGCACTGGGTACACCCAGGagccccccagctcccccagccctccctccacTGGCCACCCTGCAGGTGACAAACCCTGTGAGTGACACCcctgcagctgtcccagccctggtgctCCACGACTGGTGACTGACACCCCCCCCACCCTGGTGCCATCCTTACCAAACTCAGCCCCAAACTCTGCCGCACTCTCCGGTTTTGGGCCACTGCCAGTGTACAGAAACTTCCTGACCCCAAACGGCTTCAGGCGCCGGGCAACTGCCTGTCCTAAGAGTGAGGGAGAAAGGTGTTGGGCTGCTGTGCTCCACAGCACCTGTGGGGACCAGCACCTGAAGccactgcagggctgctgcagcgGGATCCCTCcttcctggctgctcccagccctgactGCAGGGTGGGGTTGGAGGGTTCTGCTGTGGAAAGGGGCCCATGGACACTGACCCCGTGGCTACCCCCAGGaacactgccctggggagcaaGGACAGGAATGGCTGCCTGCTGGCAAAGTCCACAGCTGGATGGTGTCGAGCGCTGTGTGGACTTTGCCACCGCATTTGTGTAACTGAGCACTGGGGCGGGCACAGattgctgctgggctgcaggtggcGGGAGCACAGGCACACCTGaggctctgagctgctgagccagTCCAGCTTCTGGGAGAGGCTCCTCTTGCTGTGCTCAGGGGGTTTACACAGGTGAGCTCCAGGGCACCACCTTGGCTGAGTCAGAGTCCCAGAACAGTCTGGATTGGAAAAGACTGCAAGGACCACCTCACTCCAACCCTCCCACTTCCAGCAGGGGCACCCTCCAGTAGCCCAAATTGGAGGTGATGCTCCAAAcccaccctggcacagctgcagacGCAGAAATCTCTGAACCGGACTTACCTATCCTGCCCAGCCCGATGATGCCCACGGTGCTGTCGGACAGGCCATACCCACACATCCACAGGGGCTTCCACGTTGTCCAGCCGCCACTGGCAGAGAGAGCGGGACAGGAGCAGGAGTCATGGAAAGGTGTTGagagcccagcccaggtgcTCGGTGTGAGCAGCATGAGACAGCAGCCCCTCGTCACCAGCCCGCGGGGCACAGCTCTGGCGCTGACCCCAGTGCTCACTCACCTCTTCACCTGCTCTGTTGCCTCCGGCAGCCGGCGGCAGGcggccagcagcagggccacgGACAGCTCAGCGGTGGCGTCGGTCAGCACGTCGGGGGTGTACCCCACACGGATCCCCCTGCCAGCCAGACGGGGCTCTGGGGCTGGCGTCCCCAggctggctgccagcactgggcCGGTCCCACCTACCCAGGGACATCCCTTCGGCTCCCGGCCCTCCTGCCACACCCTTTCCCACCTGGTCCTTGCCTCGGCCCAGCACCCAAATGCTTCTCCGGGCCTGGGGTGTGGGGTGACCCCAGCCATGATCCGGCAGCAGAGGGGTGCAGGTAGCGGACCCCACCCAGCGCCGCACTCTGTGAAAACCCCGGTGCCACCGGGACCGGCGgggtgtggggtgtgtggggggAAGGCTCCAGCACCGGGGGACAGCGCAGGGGGGTGCAGGGCACGGGGGAGAGGTCCGGGAGGTGTCAGAGCTGGCgggggacagagcaggagaggagcgGGGCAGCGTTACCGCTTCTTGATCTCGTCCAGGGCGAGGTGGTCGAAGCCCACGGACAAAGTGCTGATGACCTTCAGGTCGGGCCCTGTAAGACACGATCGGCGCTGCCGGGCCTGTCCCGAGGGCCCGGGGGTGTCGGGGGGGACAAGGGGGCCCCGCACGCACCGGCCGCGTCCAGCACCTCGCGGTCGATGCGGTCCGAGAGCAGGCACAGCAACCCGCGCGTCCCCGCCACGCCCGCCAGCAGCTCGGCCCGCGGCACCGGCTCCTCCGAGTCCCACTGCTGCACCCGGTACCTGCGGCGGCAGCGCCACTGGaaccggcaccggcaccggcaccgggacccGCGCCGggaccggcaccggcaccgggacccGCGCCGGGACCGGCACCGGGACCCGCACTATAGAACCCGCACCGGGACCCGCACTATAGAACCCGCACCGCGACCGGCACCGGGACCCGAGCTGGCACCGTCACTGCAGCGGGACCTGCAGCGCCCGCGCTCACCCGCTGGCCTGGGACAGCACCCGCAGCCCCTCGGGCGGGATCCGCCGTGTCACGAACACCGACATGGCCGCTGCCGCCGTCCGTGCCGCCCGTGCGCCCGCCAGCGCCCCGGCAGCCGCGATCAGCCCCGAACAGACCGGAACAGCCGGAACGGCGCGGGACGGACCGGAACAGCCGGGACACGGGATaggccccggccccggccccgagCGCGCAGGTGTGTccgtgtctgtctgtccatcagGACGGACGGACATCCCCGCAGCCGCGTGTCCGCCCGTGCTCGGACATGTGGACATTTCCGCACAGGAAAAGGagctcagggggcccttgtggctctgcacaagtccctggcaggaggggacagccggggggatttgggatctgctcccaggaacagggacaggaggagagggaacggcctcaggctgggccaggggagctcaggggggacagcagcaggaatttccccatggaaagggagctcagcccctggaactgcccagggagggttgcagtgcccatccctggaggtgtccaaggaattgttggatgtggcactcagggctctgggctggggacagggtgggcgTCAGTGATGTCAGAGTTCTTGTGCAGCCTAATGGATTCAGTGGTGCTGCGATATCCACAGGCGTGTTCACCTCGGTGCTCACCCACAGGTCTGTGTGCACACTGTACCTGCGTGTTCAGGTACGGACATTCTTACACACCACAACGCCGGGAGCTGTTCTGCTGTGAATTCCCCCCACAGCTTCTGGTGGCAGCTTTGGGGCATCCCAGAGCCTCGGGATGGGTCCACTGCCACCTCTCACTGCACTGAACCGACTCTGCTCATTAATTAACCCAGATTTGAATTGTCTGGAGACCTGATTCGAGCACGTTCTATGGCTGCAGGTACGGGGCAGGGGAGCCCAAGGGAGCTGTGagctccacagctctgctgcctttggaaGGAGCACAGAGGCAGACAGGTAAAGATGACACATTTGTGGGCAGAGGGAGCATGGAGTTTGAGGTATAGATGCCAGAGTATTGCTCCACGTGGGATTCattctgctgcttcagctggaaTTTCCCTTTATCGTGGTGTACCATCAGCATGCTGTCAGATGATGCTAgcagaattgtttttcttttttaataattgcttGAAAGTTTGTTTTATACAGCTGAACTGGGTATCATTTGAGCTGACACCTTATCTGCCTCCCTGATCAGTCTGGATTAGAGTCGGGAGTACCTCTGCTCTCCAGTGCAATGCCTCCAGCCTCATCCTGCTGGGGTTTTCCCATTCCCGCTTCCCGGTCCCAGTGGATGTGGTGGAGTCTCTCCCTCAGACACTTCAGCGACCTCCAAGCTCTGGGTCAGTGGCACCAGAGAGATGGAGACCCCCAGAGAggatttatttacaaaacaaagtGCACAGTTCTGGCCACAACGTGTTTTTATCACTTAAAAGCACCCATAAACAAGGATGTGTCGTTCATTGTGGTTCAGTGTGGAgtcccccagccctccctgttCCCTCTGAAGGTGGTGGTGCTGTGTTCCTGCACTGCACCTCTCAGGAGCCCTTGGCAGCTGAGTCACAGGGTCACCCAGCTCTGGAAACAATCCCTTCTTTCCCATTTCGGTGTTTTCCGGATAAACCCCACACGCATACGTAAACGCCTAATTCTGCTTGCACCCTGTGATCTgttgcaggcagagctggctgtccCACCTTTGGGAAACTGGAAACCTTTCAGAAAGAGCTGGAACAGTGGGAGAGGAATGGATGATGGGACTCCCATTAGTCTCCCACCCCTCTCTGCCACCCAGGTGTGGGCTGCCACACTTCCACACTCCCACATCCCCCTCTTGCTGCCAAGTGGGAAGGACATGCCACCCTCTCTGGTACAGCTGGAGTATGaccagtgccaggctggggcagaagAAACTGCCAGCCTTCCCTCTCTGAATGGAAACACCAGGAACCCCAGAGAGATGGCTGCTCTCCAGAGGATACAGGAGCATGGAGGTGTGGCAGCCCCTTGTATggcatcccatcccatcccNNNNNNNNNNNNNNNNNNNNNNNNNNNNNNNNNNNNNNNNNNNNNNNNNNNNNNNNNNNNNNNNNNNNNNNNNNNNNNNNNNNNNNNNNNNNNNNNNNNNNNNNNNNNNNNNNNNNNNNNNNNNNNNNNNNNNNNNNNNNNNNNNNNNNNNNNNNNNNNNNNNNNNNNNNNNNNNNNNNNNNNNNNNNNNNNNNNNNNNNNNNNNNNNNNNNNNNNNNNNNNNNNNNNNNNNNNNNNNNNNNNNNNNNNNNNNNNNNNNNNNNNNNNNNNNNNNNNNNNNNNNNNNNNTCCATGCTACTGCAGCCTGTCCCACGCAGTCTTGGTTTTGAGGAGGGGCTGTGTCTCTCTGGGGAGTTCCGTGGGGCTGGTTTCCTGGGGATTTATGCAGACTGGACAGGAGAAGCCCTGAGGACTGGAGCACACCCAGCAGCACTCACACCCACACTTTGTTGTCCCCCTCCCAGGGCCTGTTTGCTGGCACCACCCGGACAAGCTGCACTCCCACTCCAGGATGGACTGTGTGTTCCAGGGCCACGgctgtgtgccagcagtgctgctggggagcagagcagggagcagcagggccgTGACAGTGGCTGCAtgtgccagggcacagcaagGGGGGGCCGTGCTGGTGTCCCCCCAGTGAACCTCAGCCATCCCCCAGGCCACGGGGCaggttgtgctgctgcttctcgAGCACCTCTCACACCCCAAAGTACGGGTGTCTGTGTCCTTAATCCCTGCTTGCTCCCAGATTGGGATCCTGGCTCTGGGAGAGgcttggcagagctggctggacaAGGATGTGTGACCCCTgcctggggatttttttcctgagaaaagaaaaatctttggCTGGAAGGGGCCACTCTGAGCTGAGCTagccagcctggcagcagcgCAGTGCATCCCCACAGCGTGGGGCTTCACCATCagcctgtccctccctccctccctccctgttcCGGGGGTCCCGGTGCTGTTCCATTGGCACCGGTTCCCGGGGCcgcagagcagccctggcagcgctgcccaCCCGGCAGGAGCCTGGCTTtccccaccctgtcccagctggatCTGGCCGTGcccgtgtccgtgtgtccgtgtgtccgtgctgtccctgtccccctggctgtcccccaTCCCCACGGTGCCCCCTGTCCCCCTCTGCCCACGTCCCCCTCGCTCGGGCTCCGCAGTGCTCGGGATCCATCAGGCAGGTGAAATCCCACCTTCTCTGTGGGACAGGACGGTCACACTCCTGCTACAAGGGtacatttaaagcattttcagagGTTTCCTACAGACAGGGAAAACATCCTGTTCCCACTGGGGATTCCAACCACAGCGGTTTCTTTACTCCTCCTTAAGGCACAGCTGGGGTTTTGTATCTGGGAACAACTGAAATGATGCTGCTCTAGGaatgatattttaattctctcttAAAAGAGGCCTTTAAAAGAAggctcagagctctgcctggAGTGAATTCACAGTGGCCATATCAACCTTAGTGCTCCATGCAGCCTTTGGGGTGAGAGCTTGTCCAGGGCCACTGGTGAATCCTATAAAATCCCTATAAAAGAGAATAAACCTGCAGCCTGCGCCTGCAGGGGAACAACTTTCCAATTGCCAGAACATGACTTCCTCTTTGTGCTGTTCTCagtgaaagcagagcagtgtgcttggggcagcacctgcagcgggcaggggcacagggacaAGGCACAGCAAAGCAAGGCAGGACAAGGATAACCACAGAGTATTTagacaaaatgcagaaaaaaggCAGGCAGATGGCATGAATATTAGTGCATGAAAATGACTAGCACTCTGAGAATTTCCCAGTGTACTTCTGACTGGTTTGGGCTTgcttttataattaatttatggAAAGCACTTAAATTGGGAATAAACACAATCTCACAAATCCCTCCTAATCTCTGCCTGTATTTTTGAAATGATACCCTGAAGGTATAGTTCCTCAGAATGATTaaactccttttcttttaagaattAAAAGGGACCTTTTCCATGTGGTCATGTGCAGTGTGAGCAGCCAGGCCCGCACTCTGACCTGCTCTAGATGCAATATACTGCTGGAAGTGCCTGGGTAGGGCATTTCCCCACTGGACTGATGGATGCCAAACCTgccaatattttcattttggattcatgtattttaatgcaaaatatgaCCTGGTGTGTTGTCAGCCTACGACTCAGAAGCACTCAGCTATTAGCATAAATTTAGAAAGCTCCTcgaaaatgaaatgtatttaattaagtggctgcttttccctgttgGTGGAAGCCGAGCTCCCTCCGTGGGTGGGATGTGCAGCAGGTGCTCGGGGCGGCGCAGCACAAGGGGGGATTTGGGTCTCAGGGTGCAGGCAGAGGCAGCGtgaggcagctctgcacaggaggaGAAGCCTGGGGAGATGCAGGCTTTGCACCTTCAGgtgctgctggtcctgctgcaggCCGGGCCCCGTGtccctcaggagcagcacagcatggGGAGCTCCCCACCGTCTCCAGTGGGATGTGGGTCCCCAGGGTGTCCAGGGGGTTGTGCCCAGAGAGGGTCCAGGAGTGACAACATGAAGGTGTGGGAAGTAAACAAAGATTTTGTTACATGTCTTCTTGTGCTTCAGCATGGGAATCTGGGTAAGAATTACCCATGGCacagcctgtccctgtgcttTGGCCTGTGCAGCGCAGTCACACACAGAGGAGGCGTTTTCCTTGTCCCCTGCAGCGGCCTCTCCATGTCACAGCTCATGGAAGGACACCGTGGTGCccttccctcctcaccctcacgAGGGGACATGGGGCATTGCCcatctgcagccctgcaggtgccaGGTGAGcgctccctgctctgcaccagcagccccaggagggcCTGGGACATGGCAACAGGAGAGGAGGCTGGCAGGGGATGATGCAGTGGTGCCAGCTGCCACCACGGGTGCCACCAGAGCCACGGGGCTGGGACCTCTCACTGCCTGGGGATGGCTAACGGCCTGGCCAGGAGGGCAAGAGGtggcagtgccacccctgctggatccctgtgccagtgctgtgtccttgtggcactgctgcccatggtgctgctccccacagcaaTCCCCGTGCCCCCCTCAGGGCGCAGACACAGGGGGTGTAGAagctggggtttgttttttgcaaattctatataatatatatgttatataataTAATGGAATGTATATTATTTATGTAAGATTTATTTTGTAGAGTTATTTAttgctctcctgctgcagtAATTTGTTCCTTCACAaccttcccagggctctgcatgttcttttatttttttgctcagCATTTCCCTCCTACACACAGGAGTGATAGATTCTAACATAGTTTTTCTGCTCCttagggaaaaggagagagattGTGAAAGACTGAATGCtatctttgttttcaaaataatgctGCAGTAATTAAAATGCTGGAAAGTTGTTCTGTTCCCAGAAGTAATAAATAGTTTTGACTGTTTTGCCCCATTAATTGCACATTACTTAAATACGTGTATTTTATAACATGCGTATTCACTCACCTGCTTGGTCTGAAAGTTAAATGCATGTTTGAATATGCATTATACCCTTTAATGCACAGTAATTATTTGGTACATTATTGAAGGCTGCTCCTGAGCCCCCCCTTCCCAGGGAGCAGGTTTTTGTGTTGGCTCCTGGGCCTGCTTGGTGCCAGgtctggcagctctgctcccgAGGGACCTCGTGCACTCGGGGCGACTGCCAGCgccagctgggaatgctccGGGGAGCTTGCTCCAATTTCTGTTTCCCTGGCAGGTTCCAGCTAAAGGGGCCAATTTTGGCTGTCCACAGCCAGTACAGGCTGCAGACTCTGGCCAAATGgtcagctcctgccagccttCCCCAGCGACTCTGTGCCcacagctttttaaaacattgcttGCCTCGTCTCAACTGCAAAATCTGAACCTGCCCAGCTGAGGGAAATCCcactgggaatactgggaatggtgggaaatggggatttggggggaGCAGGACCACCAGGGtttggggcaggacagggcaggcCATTGCTCTGGTGGCTGTCCACCTCCTAGGATCACCTGGTTCTGCTTTTGGACCGTAGCACACGACAGTGAGGCAGCAGTGGAGTCTCCAAGCCTCAGGGAGAATGGGAACAGACTTTGTCAGGTCTCTTGATGGCTGGGGGACATGCAGAGTGTCAGAAAGCTCACCAGCCATGATCAGAACACCCAACAAATCTGATCTCCTTAAcctccctcccctgccatgTGGAaaacagccagcagctcccaccagctACACTGGCACTGGGttaaagatgaaataaaaccagGCACAGGGCATCATCACCCCAAGCAGACATTTTCTTGCTGCATCCCATTCTCCTGCTGCCGCTCCTTGCTGTTTCTGGAGCCTTCACCTGAATGGAAAGCACTCACCTGGGATGTGCAGGCCAGCACCCTACAGCTGCAGATGGGTATTCTTCCCATGCCCCCATGTCTGTGCGGCTGAGGCAGCCCCTAGGATGGTCCCTGTGGGGATCACATGCCCGTGAGAGCAGTGCTGAGTTCCCCACAGAaacagcacacagcacacagcactggtgtggcagagctgggggaaacccagagcagagctgggaaaggggaaaggggtCCACATCCTTTGCCTGGCGCAGACCCAAAACAGAGGAGgctccagccctttccagcaGACCCACATCTCTGTGTCTGCCTCTCTCAGGTGGCTCCATGAGtgggagggaagggcagggaccTGTTCCCAGCCGGCTGCCACTcggcagtgccagggctgtgcccagtCCCGGGGCCGTGCCAGCAAATGGTCCGGCTGCAGCTTCTGAGGAACAATGTGCTGCTACTGTGTGGTACCAGATTGTACATCAAAACTATTATTTCCAACATCTCTGCCTTAATTGTAAAACTATAATACAAATGACATTGGGGGTTTGCTGGAGTTAAATTTTAATAGCAAGCCAGCACCcttttaatgacattttatacatttaaatTGGGCATGATCCCTTTGGGAACAGTAATTTTATTCATGGAGATTATGTCTAATTTGAATATAAAAACACCACTAAAAAGATATTGGATTTGCTATTTTTCACTTGCAGGAGCTCCGGAGTCCAATCTTCCCAATTGACTGGGCTTTGGTGGATTGAGAAAGCTCTTCAATCCCCCACCCAACTTCCTTCCAGGAAAGTGCAGCATGAGATCTGTGTGAGTGCAGCCTCCCCACTGCTGGTCTGGGCTGGCTCCGGTGGCTGCGGGGTCCAGCCTCCAGCGCCAGCCCTCCGTGCAGTGCGGTGTGGGCAGGAGGGCGTGGGGCCCACCCGGGCTGGGTCACGGTGACAGAGCCCTGGGTTCAGCAaacatcctgctgcagctgcgCTGGAGCCCTAAGGATGGCAGCTGCCTCTCCACTGCTCCTCCTCCTTGTGTTGGAGCTGGCCAGAGCCTCCCAATTCCAGTGCCAAACTAATGTGACTCCTGCCAGATTGGCGGTGCCTTGGCTGGGGTGGTTCTTTCCTTCCTCGAAGACGGAAGAGGGTCTGGCTAAtgctgctctgtggcagcagcccCACTTGTTCTTCCCAGTGACAGCAGAGCCACAGATTGATGGCTGtcaggcagggctctgcagggattGTCACCAGCCCGCACCCACCCCTGGCTGTACGCGAGGGACCCTCAGTGCCTGGTGCTGCTTTGGAGAGCAAGAACAGCCAGAGCCGAGGGATGTCCGTGCACACCCggctggctcctg
This sequence is a window from Parus major isolate Abel chromosome Z, Parus_major1.1, whole genome shotgun sequence. Protein-coding genes within it:
- the GRHPR gene encoding glyoxylate reductase/hydroxypyruvate reductase isoform X1; the encoded protein is MSVFVTRRIPPEGLRVLSQASGYRVQQWDSEEPVPRAELLAGVAGTRGLLCLLSDRIDREVLDAAGPDLKVISTLSVGFDHLALDEIKKRGIRVGYTPDVLTDATAELSVALLLAACRRLPEATEQVKSGGWTTWKPLWMCGYGLSDSTVGIIGLGRIGQAVARRLKPFGVRKFLYTGSGPKPESAAEFGAEFVPLTRLAEESDFVVVTCALTPATQGMCNKDFFGRMKKTSVFVNTSRGAVVNQEDLYEALAHGQIAAAGLDVTTPEPLPTDHPLLSLKNCVILPHIGSATYATRSTMAVLAANNLLAGLRGEPMPHELKL
- the GRHPR gene encoding glyoxylate reductase/hydroxypyruvate reductase isoform X2, whose protein sequence is MAGVTPHPRPGEAFGCWAEARTRWERVWQEGREPKGCPWVGGTGPVLAASLGTPAPEPRLAGRGIRVGYTPDVLTDATAELSVALLLAACRRLPEATEQVKSGGWTTWKPLWMCGYGLSDSTVGIIGLGRIGQAVARRLKPFGVRKFLYTGSGPKPESAAEFGAEFVPLTRLAEESDFVVVTCALTPATQGMCNKDFFGRMKKTSVFVNTSRGAVVNQEDLYEALAHGQIAAAGLDVTTPEPLPTDHPLLSLKNCVILPHIGSATYATRSTMAVLAANNLLAGLRGEPMPHELKL